The Papaver somniferum cultivar HN1 unplaced genomic scaffold, ASM357369v1 unplaced-scaffold_107, whole genome shotgun sequence genome includes a region encoding these proteins:
- the LOC113328207 gene encoding putative disease resistance protein RGA3 gives MASSSSSVMTLVINKLNDVILLLSDEIGKQFSDTIKKLRKLENTLNAIGSVVEDAELKQLGDDEIGDFLDRIKDLVYKIEDLLDELVLFLQHKREGDFNPISISNVCSSVAPSLSCAFVLFDKSKKLSSLRRKLEKMKSESLDLELNSELPGHPDDSCTHSYRNFCEDDDFFCGRESDKENIKEMLLEGDKSQGVRVISIVGMGGLGKTTLAQLVYNDDKVKKHFDTRLWISVPQTAASYLEMTVKSILDALPSCDNDDSTSLCGDLNGADMRSPSTLLAERIKHKKFLLVLDDVWNEDIRDWQHLKSLLVAAPGSSLLILTRNKMAAYLMSTTILHELQPLSKELAWELFCRNAYGKQGNDADAVKPFEDIGRILYQRCDGVPLALKCLGGLLRTKTTRQEWEDVMESDKWELLEMEPILPALYFSYYSLPPILKLCFSYTALFPKAWVINKETLIKLWMAEGFLSSSTTKDRDPDSIGEECFRELIMRSYFNPHERNKDGEVTCIKMHDLVHDLAASMSGHSVVEIDKAPFKTSKARHLSVLHSNFDSIASSIQKENHDYTLKLSTLIFNNSKCRVISRTVSPNLFAHMKFLKVLDFSFLNLSEIPDEVGKLKHLRYLNLSHTNLQSLPEKVCDLHNLQTLALNDCQQLSKLPDSLVKLSGLRHLEIQSTPKLLYLPQGTGRLTSLQTLSKFPVSIVKLGCRIRELQDLNKLQGCINIIGLHTVENFKEVSDAKLMNKENLHELRLDFSPYKLENLGEDEVRKTERVLEDLHPHPNIKKMTLTHFLGSKLPRWLENDSLLPNLRRLKLQDCMNCTMLPALGNLPSLEELFIQNLDSIKDIGNEFYGIGSSCKYVKELAFPKLEELHFVDMSKFEHWDFIAPDEKKIMPFIRELHIRNCPKLIVLPHFFPDTLKNVDVPDTLKKVGVSRCAKLTSSALDNLVCKKG, from the coding sequence ATGGCTTCTTCATCCTCGTCTGTGATGACGTTAGTCATCAATAAGCTAAATGACGTCATTCTTCTGCTCTCAGATGAGATCGGAAAGCAATTTTCCGATACCATAAAAAAATTGAGGAAACTGGAAAACACACTGAACGCAATCGGATCCGTGGTTGAAGATGCAGAATTAAAGCAATTAGGAGACGATGAAATCGGTGATTTTCTTGATCGGATTAAAGACTTGGTGTACAAAATCGAAGATTTGCTGGATGAATTGGTCTtatttcttcaacacaagagagaagGTGATTTTAATCCTATAAGTATTAGTAATGTTTGTTCTTCAGTTGCTCCGTCTTTAagttgtgcttttgtgctttttgataaatctaaaaaattatcgAGTTTAAGGAGGAAATTAGAAAAAATGAAATCAGAGAGTTTAGATCTTGAATTAAATAGTGAGTTACCAGGACATCCAGATGATTCATGTACACATAGTTATCGTAATTTCtgtgaagatgatgattttttttgtgGTCGGGAATCAGATAAGGAAAATATTAAGGAAATGTTATTAGAAGGTGATAAATCACAAGGTGTTAGAGTCATAAGTATTGTTGGAATGGGTGGACTTGGCAAGACGACTCTTGCTCAACTTGTGTATAATGATGACAAGGTGAAAAAACATTTTGATACTAGACTCTGGATTTCTGTACCTCAAACTGCTGCATCTTATCTGGAGATGACTGTGAAGAGTATATTGGATGCTCTACCGTCTTGTGATAATGATGATTCTACTTCTCTTTGTGGTGATTTGAATGGTGCTGATATGCGTAGTCCTTCGACTCTCTTGGCCGAACGTATTAAACATAAGAAATTCTTACTTGTTTTGGATGATGTCTGGAATGAGGATATCCGCGATTGGCAACATCTGAAGAGCCTTCTTGTTGCTGCTCCTGGAAGCAGCTTACTGATCCTCACGCGCAATAAAATGGCTGCCTATTTGATGAGCACGACGATTCTTCATGAGCTACAGCCTTTATCCAAGGAGTTGGCTTGGGAATTGTTTTGTCGAAATGCTTACGGGAAACAGGGCAATGATGCTGATGCAGTGAAACCTTTTGAAGACATCGGAAGGATACTTTATCAGCGTTGCGACGGCGTCCCTCTTGCGCTAAAGTGTCTAGGTGGTCTGCTTCGCACAAAAACAACCAGACAGGAATGGGAAGATGTTATGGAAAGTGATAAATGGGAGCTGCTAGAGATGGAACCAATCCTGCCGGCTCTTTACTTCAGCTACTACAGTTTGCCACCTATTCTCAAACTCTGCTTCTCTTATACCGCCCTATTTCCAAAGGCTTGGGTGATCAACAAGGAAACACTGATAAAGCTGTGGATGGCGGAAGGTTTCCTAAGCTCGTCCACAACAAAAGATAGAGATCCAGATTCGATAGGGGAGGAGTGCTTTCGTGAATTAATAATGCGTTCGTACTTCAATCCTCATGAAAGGAACAAAGACGGTGAGGTAACTTGCATCAAGATGCATGATCTGGTGCATGACTTAGCCGCCTCTATGAGTGGGCACTCTGTTGTGGAAATCGACAAGGCACCTTTCAAAACAAGCAAGGCTCGCCATCTGTCAGTTCTGCATAGCAACTTTGATTCCATCGCCAGCTCTATACAGAAGGAAAACCACGACTACACTCTAAAACTCTCCACtctaatattcaacaattccaaATGCAGAGTGATTTCCAGAACAGTCTCGCCAAATCTCTTTGCTCACATGAAATTTCTTAAGGTATTGGATTTCAGTTTTCTTAACCTTTCAGAAATACCTGATGAAGTGGGGAAATTGAAGCATCTGCGGTACCTAaacttgtctcacacaaatctacAATCTCTTCCTGAAAAAGTTTGTGATCTACATAATCTGCAGACTTTAGCCCTCAACGACTGCCAACAACTTTCGAAATTGCCTGACAGTTTGGTTAAATTAAGTGGCTTGAGACATCTTGAAATTCAAAGTACTCCTAAACTGCTATACTTACCACAAGGAACTGGGAGGTTAACGTCCCTTCAGACGTTATCCAAATTCCCCGTGAGTATCGTGAAACTGGGATGCAGGATTAGAGAGCTCCAGGACCTCAACAAACTGCAAGGCTGCATAAACATAATAGGTTTGCATACAGTGGAGAACTTCAAGGAGGTTAGTGATGCTAAACTGATGAACAAGGAGAATCTCCACGAACTCCGGTTAGATTTTTCACCGTACAAGCTGGAAAATCTAGGAGAAGACGAGGTTAGAAAGACGGAGAGGGTGCTTGAAGACCTTCACCCACATCCAAACATAAAGAAAATGACGCTCACTCATTTTCTCGGGTCGAAGCTCCCAAGATGGCTGGAGAATGATTCCTTGTTACCTAATCTTCGCAGGTTAAAGCTACAAGATTGCATGAACTGTACAATGTTACCTGCATTGGGTAACCTACCATCCCTTGAAGAATTGTTTATACAAAATCTGGATAGTATTAAGGATATCGGGAATGAGTTCTATGGAATTGGCAGTAGTTGCAAATATGTGAAGGAGCTAGCATTCCCAAAGCTGGAAGAACTTCATTTTGTTGATATGTCTAAATTTGAGCACTGGGATTTCATTGCTCCAGATGAGAAGAAGATTATGCCTTTTATTCGAGAGTTGCATATTCGAAACTGCCCCAAATTGATTGTATTGCCGCACTTCTTTCCAGATACTTTGAAGAATGTGGATGTACCAGATACCTTGAAGAAAGTGGGTGTAAGTCGTTGTGCAAAATTGACTTCCTCTGCTCTCGATAATTTGGTTTGCAAGAAGGGTTGA